The following proteins are encoded in a genomic region of Phycisphaerae bacterium:
- the hisI gene encoding phosphoribosyl-AMP cyclohydrolase, protein MQALSELKYDANGLIPAIIQDVETQEVLMMAYMNEQSLRATIETGKTHFWSRSRQKYWMKGESSGHLQHVRGIYVDCDRDTLLITVTQEGGACHEGFRSCFARKLDGDQWTVTGKKVFDPDQVYRGS, encoded by the coding sequence TTGCAGGCGTTATCGGAACTCAAGTACGACGCGAACGGTCTGATCCCGGCGATTATCCAGGACGTGGAGACGCAGGAAGTGCTCATGATGGCCTACATGAATGAGCAGTCTCTGCGGGCCACCATCGAGACGGGCAAGACCCACTTCTGGTCGCGGTCCCGCCAGAAGTACTGGATGAAGGGCGAGAGTTCGGGACACCTCCAGCACGTCCGCGGCATTTACGTCGACTGCGACCGGGACACTCTGCTGATCACGGTCACACAGGAAGGCGGAGCCTGTCACGAGGGGTTCCGCAGTTGCTTCGCCCGCAAGCTCGACGGCGATCAGTGGACGGTGACGGGCAAGAAGGTGTTCGATCCGGACCAGGTGTACCGGGGTTCCTGA